GAGTATGGGTTGACGAGCAGCTCAGCTTTAACCCTTGGCATAGTCTGGCCGCGCATCGCCCCCTCGGCAACATCATGCGTGCGCGGTTCAAGGCATACCAAGCGTCCAGTCACTTTCGCCACAGCGCAGAGGGACGTCAGATGGTTGAGCCTCGAACCATCGAAGAAATGCCCGACTAGGTGCTCCATGGTTTCGAACAGCAAAGAAGTTAGATTGGATTCCTTGATGCGTTAGCTCTCCCATTTCGTATTAGATCGGTTCGAAATCCATGCAATCTACCTCAAAACCTTCATGCTTGCTCGCCGGAGAGAATTTCGTTCTGGAAGTGGCTGCCAAGGGCAATTCGCTGGAATCCATTCTGGAATCCCTATGCAGGGTCGTCGAACAGACCGCCAACGGATGTCTCTGCAGCGTCCTTGTGCTCGATTCCAGTGGCTCGACAATTCAGCAGGCAGTTGCGCCGAGCCTTCCATCCAGCTATAACGACCGGTTTCCAGGCATGCCGGTGGGTCTAGAAGGAGGACCTTGCGCTAAGGCTGCGCGCCACAAAACACAAGTGATCGTGTCGAACGTGTCTTCGGACACGCAATGGGACGCGTATGGATGGCGTGGCACCGCATTGAAGCACGGACTGAAAGCGTGCTGGTCCACGCCGATTCTGGCGTCGAACTGGGTCGTATTGGGGACATTCGGGATCTATTGGCGAGAGCCGCGAAACCCAACTGAACACGATCAAAAAGTCATCGAGCAGGTCACGCACCTTGCATCCGTCTTAATTGAGAGGAAACACAACGAGTTGGCCCTTCGACAGAACGAGGAACGTTTTCGTCTTATCGTCGATACGATTCCCGGATTCGTTTGTACTTTCAAAGCGAGTGGCGAGGTCGAACTTCTCAACCACCAGCTCCTGGAATATTTCGGTAAGAGGATTGAGGAAAGGAAAAATTCGCAGAAGAATTTCCCTACCTTCGAGCACGTACATCCGGATGACCTTCCCCGCGTAATGGAAGCGTATGGTCGTTGGCTTGAATCCGGGCAGCCGCATGGCCTTGAGTTCCGTCTGCGGCGCGCCGACGGTGTGTACCGCTGGTTTCAATCAAGCGCCCTCCCCGCGCGAGATACGGAAGGGCATATCACCGGATTGTACATATTGTTGACTGACATTGACGACCGGAAGCGCGCTGAGGATGCCCTGCGTGCGAGCGAAACCAATTTGCGCCTCATCATCGACGCCATTCCTCAGTTCATCGCTGCTTTCGGGACTGACATGAAACTTCAGTACGCGAATCAAGCCGTAAGGGAGTACACCGGCTTAACAACAGAGGAACTTATGTCGGAAGACCAACGTGACGTCGTCTTTCTTCGGGAGGATTCCGAGAGATTGCGCGAGCAGCGCGAAGTGGCAATCTCGCGAGGGGGCCCATTCGAGTACGAACGACGAGTGCGCCGCAGGGATGGTCAGTATCGTTGGTTCCTAGCCCGATACAACCCGCTGCGGGACGATCGAGGAGAGATTATCCGTTGGTATGCGACCGGTACCGACATCGACGATCGCAAACAGGCGGAAGAAAGAACGCGGCAAGAGAACTTCGCGTTGCGAGAGCAAATCGATCAGGCCTTCATGTTCGAGGAGATCGTAGGCTCTTCGCCCGCCTTGAAAGCTGTTCTCTCAGGTATCGTGAAAGTCGCTCCCACCGACTGTACGGTGCTGATCACGGGCGAAACAGGTACCGGGAAGGAACTGATTGCGCGCGCTATACATAGGGGTTCGCAACGTGCCGACCATGCCTTTGTTAGCGTGAACTGCGCCGCGATTCCTTCTTCACTCATCGCCTCGGAATTGTTTGGCCACGAGAAGGGAGCATTTACTGGTGCCCTGCAGCGTCGAGAGGGTCGCTTTGAGTTAGCGCACGCGGGCACGATTTTTCTTGATGAAATCGGCGAGCTTCCCCTGGAAACTCAGATTGCATTGCTTCGCGTGCTCCAGGAGCGTCAATTTGAACGGGTCGGGGGTAGCCGTGTCATTCGCACTGATGTTCGAATCATAGCCGCTACCAACCGCGATTTATCGACAGCGATTAACGCAGGCATCTTCCGAGCTGATCTCTTTTACAGACTAAACGTCTTCCCAATCTGTGCGCCGCCTCTCCGGAATCGAAAGGAAGACATCCCGATGCTGGTCGAGTACTTCGTGAAGCGCTACGCGGACAAGGTCCGAAAGCAAATCAGTAAGATCGACAAACACACGCTTAAGCTATGTCAGTCCTATCATTGGCCAGGCAATATTCGGGAACTCCAAAATATTGTCGAGAGATCCGTAATCCTCTGCACCGGGGATACCTTTTGGGTCGATGAGGCCTGGCTTTCTAGCCGGAAGGCATTTCGCGCGGAGTCGTTAGGTCCTCTCCTGCAGAACCTTCATGACTATGAGAAGGAACTCATCGAAGGGGCTCTTGCCGAAAGCAACGGAAAAGTTGGTGGGCCAAATGGTGCGGCTACGAGACTTGGAATTCCACGGTCGACGCTGGAGTCGAAGATCAAACAGCTCAACATAAAGAAATACTCCTTCCAGCAGGTCCAATCGTTCAACACCCAGAATTCTGGCAATTCCCAAGTTCCTGCCACTCCAGTTTCATCTTCGAGCCCTGTTTTCAGCGACATCTAAATTGGACATACGATTGCATTACTCATGACCGGTGACCGATGACTTTCAGGATCGAGACTGCGATACGGGGGAGATTCATAGTGTTCGTCCTCAGTGGCCGAAATCGAAACACCGGCGATAGCCGAGTTGAGGTCACTTTTTAAGCTCCAGACGGACGGCCTGCACATCGTT
This Terriglobales bacterium DNA region includes the following protein-coding sequences:
- a CDS encoding sigma 54-interacting transcriptional regulator — protein: MQSTSKPSCLLAGENFVLEVAAKGNSLESILESLCRVVEQTANGCLCSVLVLDSSGSTIQQAVAPSLPSSYNDRFPGMPVGLEGGPCAKAARHKTQVIVSNVSSDTQWDAYGWRGTALKHGLKACWSTPILASNWVVLGTFGIYWREPRNPTEHDQKVIEQVTHLASVLIERKHNELALRQNEERFRLIVDTIPGFVCTFKASGEVELLNHQLLEYFGKRIEERKNSQKNFPTFEHVHPDDLPRVMEAYGRWLESGQPHGLEFRLRRADGVYRWFQSSALPARDTEGHITGLYILLTDIDDRKRAEDALRASETNLRLIIDAIPQFIAAFGTDMKLQYANQAVREYTGLTTEELMSEDQRDVVFLREDSERLREQREVAISRGGPFEYERRVRRRDGQYRWFLARYNPLRDDRGEIIRWYATGTDIDDRKQAEERTRQENFALREQIDQAFMFEEIVGSSPALKAVLSGIVKVAPTDCTVLITGETGTGKELIARAIHRGSQRADHAFVSVNCAAIPSSLIASELFGHEKGAFTGALQRREGRFELAHAGTIFLDEIGELPLETQIALLRVLQERQFERVGGSRVIRTDVRIIAATNRDLSTAINAGIFRADLFYRLNVFPICAPPLRNRKEDIPMLVEYFVKRYADKVRKQISKIDKHTLKLCQSYHWPGNIRELQNIVERSVILCTGDTFWVDEAWLSSRKAFRAESLGPLLQNLHDYEKELIEGALAESNGKVGGPNGAATRLGIPRSTLESKIKQLNIKKYSFQQVQSFNTQNSGNSQVPATPVSSSSPVFSDI